From Oryza brachyantha chromosome 9, ObraRS2, whole genome shotgun sequence, a single genomic window includes:
- the LOC102708276 gene encoding putative disease resistance protein RGA3 — MCAAKLAGRRRRCSPRRPRRRLPPHRSIAGGLAPALPTLPTLFRDALASPRTARATPTSRRPVPLALRPHRRRRRLLLGQLWSPHRRSASCAVSPAHPRRWRLDQSKANNTMILDAFASYLGDVLVETMKEEAGMMLGVSDEIRKLCATLEGLKKFLYDAEKKHIASDYVQDWFRKLKGVMYEASDIADLVQIKAKERHMFMENSSGCFNSFLFCLQDPLFAHKIGCRIKSLNQKMEDLRKEAPQLKFIISHADGNENKKVIDKMAPGFVLGDAVGNKLEQDTKMLVEVLTKEKASGGGSDSNIVNIVASGGGESNNGNVVAYSGSESNKVAVVAILGVGGIGKTTLAKKIFSDQTVRDSFNTKIWLSVTQDFNEVDLLRTAIAAAGGEHGGIQEKSLLEPILCSTLMGKKFLLVMDDMWNQKPWDKVLKTPANAGACGSRVLITTRNEGVAREMNAVHLHHVSKLGPQDAWAMLKEQVQLSESESKRLKESGMKIVEKCDGLPLAIKVVGGVLCKRSRTKNDWENILDNQVWSKTVLPDELNRAIYLSYEDLPPNLKQCFVYYSLFPKDEIIGPDKVVAMWTAEGFLGTDGNSTQLGIDYYKELVMRNLLQPHDDYYNQEYCIMHDVVCSFAQHVARDEALVVGRTQNLTNLPSSKFFRLSISENEIEWSNLQKQHSLRTLLLFGNIKFKPGDSLSNLPCLRTLHIRAARCATLIGSLCNLKHLRYLELGYTNISALPQNIGKMKFLEHIGLRGCNSLAELPGSITELEKLMHLSIDETKINAIPRGFRRLGNLEMLWGFLVHIIIEDTGEQRCSLEELEPLSKLRKLKLIGLEVVPSSSMAALAKLKSKENLICLELWCTSRVTVNGKVKDLAMDDKEHIIEVFDMLCPPPCLEELTIGGYFGEKLPSWIMMPAEFIENLRRLDLQDMANCAHLPSGLGQLPGLDCLVVNCAPQIEQVGYDFFFQREQKKTENRRPGNDVFFPKLHELCLQGMINWKKWTWEKHVEAMPILSVLNIRNCKLCNLPPGLSYHAKALRRLSVANVQHLLSVENFSSVVKLDCYDNPDLERIANLPNMQNLTIVGCPKLVVLDNVKSLRSIQLGIREMETLPAYLQKTKLEQLEIACSLKMLILMTKKESWSEWEKISNIMHVKGFASENGRRYYVSYTKYPFSFDTNFKNTLVLPEEAGYEANVAMERI, encoded by the exons ATGTGCGCTGCCAAGcttgccggccgccgccgccgctgctcgccccggcggcctcgccgtcgtctcccACCCCATCGCAGCATCGCCGGCGGCTTGGCCCCCGCCCTCCCTACGCTACCTACGCTGTTTCGCGATGcactcgcctcgcctcgcacCGCTCGCGCTACCCCCACTTCTCGCCGCCCCGTGCCCCTGGCACTccgtccccaccgccgccgtcgccgcctcttgCTCGGTCAGCTTTGGAGTCCGCACCGTCGATCTGCATCCTGCGCAGTTAGCCCCGCCCATCCTCGTCGATGGAG GTTAGatcaaagcaaagcaaacaaCACGATGATCCTGGATGCCTTTGCATCCTACCTTGGTGACGTACTCGTCGAGACAATGAAAGAGGAGGCTGGCATGATGCTCGGTGTCTCTGATGAGATCAGGAAGCTGTGTGCCACTCTGGAGGGCCTCAAGAAATTCCTGTATGATGCAGAGAAGAAGCACATTGCCAGCGACTATGTACAAGATTGGTTCAGGAAGCTGAAGGGTGTGATGTATGAGGCATCTGACATTGCTGACCTTGTTCAGATCAAGGCTAAGGAGCGGCACATGTTCATGGAGAACTCGTCAGGCTGCTTCAACTCCTTCCTGTTTTGCTTGCAGGATCCTCTTTTTGCTCACAAGATAGGATGCCGAATCAAGTCACTTAACCAGAAGATGGAGGATTTACGCAAGGAAGCTCCTCAACTAAAATTCATCATCAGCCATGCTGATGGAAATGAAAACAAGAAGGTCATTGACAAGATGGCGCCAGGGTTCGTCCTTGGAGACGCTGTTGGAAACAAGCTTGAGCAAGATACTAAGATGCTAGTAGAGGTGCTCACAAAAGAGAAGGCTAGCGGCGGAGGCAGTGATAGCAACATTGTTAACATAGttgctagtggtggtggtgaaagCAATAACGGTAATGTTGTTGCTTACAGTGGAAGTGAAAGCAACAAAGTTGCTGTTGTTGCTATCCTAGGTGTCGGAGGAATTGGCAAGACTACCCTTGCCAAAAAGATCTTCAGTGATCAAACGGTCAGAGACTCATTTAACACGAAGATATGGTTGAGTGTCACTCAGGACTTTAATGAAGTTGATCTGCTCAGAACTGCCatagctgctgctggtggtgagCACGGTGGCATTCAAGAAAAGTCCCTACTTGAGCCAATTTTATGCAGTACCCTGATGGGGAAGAAATTTTTGCTGGTGATGGATGACATGTGGAATCAAAAACCATGGGACAAGGTGCTTAAAACTCCAGCCAATGCAGGTGCTTGCGGATCTCGAGTTTTGATCACCACGAGAAATGAAGGAGTTGCTCGAGAGATGAATGCTGTACACTTGCACCATGTCAGCAAATTGGGACCCCAAGATGCATGGGCCATGCTCAAGGAACAG GTACAGTTGAGTGAATCTGAGAGTAAAAGGCTCAAAGAAAGTGGGATGAAGATTGTAGAAAAATGTGATGGTCTACCACTTGCAATTAAAGTAGTAGGAGGTGTCTTATGCAAGAGAAGTAGAACAAAAAATGATTGGGAAAATATTCTGGACAATCAGGTATGGTCAAAAACTGTACTGCCTgatgaactaaacagggcaATATATTTGAGCTATGAAGATCTACCTCCTAATTTGAAGCAGTGCTTTGTATACTACTCACTTTTTCCTAAAGATGAAATAATTGGTCCAGATAAGGTTGTTGCCATGTGGACTGCTGAAGGATTCCTTGGAACTGATGGGAATTCCACACAATTAGGAATTGATTACTATAAGGAATTAGTTATGAGAAATCTTTTACAGCCTCATGACGACTACTATAATCAAGAATATTGTATCATGCACGATGTTGTCTGCTCATTTGCTCAGCATGTGGCTAGAGATGAAGCTTTAGTGGTGGGGCGCACACAAAATTTGACAAACCTCCCTTCATCAAAATTTTTCCGGCTATCTATATCAGAAAATGAAATAGAGTGGAGTAATTTACAGAAACAACATTCACTAAGAACATTGTTATTATTTGGAAATATTAAGTTTAAGCCTGGTGATTCCTTAAGTAACCTGCCATGCTTACGGACACTACACATAAGAGCTGCACGATGTGCTACATTGATTGGCTCATTGTGTAACCTGAAACACTTGAGATACTTGGAGCTAGGGTACACAAACATATCTGCATTGCCCCAGAACATTGgtaaaatgaaatttttagaGCACATTGGTCTTCGAGGTTGTAACAGTTTAGCAGAACTTCCTGGTAGCATTACAGAGCTAGAGAAGTTAATGCACCTCAGTATCGATGAAACAAAGATTAATGCTATTCCGAGGGGATTTAGAAGACTAGGAAATTTGGAGATGCTTTGGGGGTTTCTTGTCCACATTATAATTGAAGACACTGGAGAGCAGAGATGTAGTTTGGAAGAGTTAGAACCTCTTTCAAAACTCAGGAAGCTTAAGTTAATTGGTCTAGAGGTTGTACCGTCTAGTTCTATGGCAGCACTAGCTAAGCTTAAAAGCAAGGAAAATCTTATATGCCTTGAATTATGGTGCACAAGCAGAGTGACAGTCAATGGGAAGGTCAAGGATCTTGCCATGGATGATAAGGAACATATTATAGAAGTCTTTGACATGCTTTGCCCTCCACCCTGCTTAGAGGAGCTTACTATTGGAGGATATTTTGGGGAGAAGCTCCCAAGTTGGATAATGATGCCAGCGGAATTCATTGAGAACTTGAGACGGTTAGACCTACAGGACATGGCTAACTGTGCACATCTCCCTTCAGGTTTAGGTCAGCTCCCAGGCCTGGACTGCCTAGTAGTCAACTGTGCACCACAGATTGAGCAAGTTGGATATGATTTCTTCTTCCAaagagaacaaaagaaaactgaGAACAGGAGGCCTGgcaatgatgtattttttcccAAGTTACATGAATTATGTCTTCAAGGAATGATAAATTGGAAGAAGTGGACATGGGAGAAGCATGTGGAAGCCATGCCTATTTTAAGTGTGCTCAATATCAGAAATTGTAAGTTGTGCAATCTTCCTCCTGGACTTTCCTACCATGCAAAGGCacttagaagattatctgtaGCTAATGTTCAGCACCTGCTTTCTGTGGAGAATTTCAGTTCAGTTGTTAAGCTTGATTGCTATGACAACCCTGATCTAGAGAGGATAGCCAATCTTCCCAACATGCAGAATCTAACCATTGTCGGGTGCCCAAAACTGGTGGTACTTGATAATGTGAAATCACTTCGGAGCATTCAATTGGGGATTCGGGAGATGGAAACACTCCCGGCATACCTGCAGAAGACAAAATTGGAACAGTTGGAGATTGCTTGTAGcttaaaaatgcttatattgatGACCAAGAAAGAGTCTTGGTCAGAGTGGGAAAAGATTAGTAATATCATGCATGTTAAGGGGTTTGCTAGTGAAAATGGCAGGAGATATTACGTGTCCTACACAAAATACCCCTTCTCCTTcgatacaaattttaaaaatacccTTGTGCTTCCAG AGGAAGCGGGATATGAAGCTAATGTCGCAATGGAGAGGATATGA